A single genomic interval of Zunongwangia sp. HGR-M22 harbors:
- a CDS encoding SusC/RagA family TonB-linked outer membrane protein → MSNFRIKIYSLFIFFIISLVTYGQTSKITGTITDENNVPLPGVNIMIKGTNDGTQSDFDGNFSIDASEGQVLIFSFVGTKTIEKLVKENQNYDIVMASDQASLEEVVIVGYGSQKKENLTGAVGSVSGETLNERPAPNAGNLIQGRVTGLQVTQSSAEPGRDNPEFLIRGRGSFGGSTAPLVLIDGVTGSLNNLSPNDIENITVLKDAASASIYGARAANGVILVTTKSGKKGKTEFSYRMNYAIQTPTALPDLITNSADYMEMYNQAAERSGVAFRYPESDIIAYRNADNDPQYPNFDYLDYYFNSAALINHSLSISGGAEKSSYNISLNYLDQEGMIPGYDFDRYNALLNYNNKISDKIDIGTSIKMSYKDRKEPPFTGANMALSIYAAGPNYSPFLPDGSGRAVSRAYQSEGRNRNPQEYYLMGDKYTKEYNLNAQAFVNVKPFEDLVWSTTFAVNYVDEFFKMHQRNYNAYLFQEIDETGDYKQSTYGPDILGVTDQYAKEISPTVFSTLTYDKSINELHKFKLLAGFEQISYQIRSLRGRRINSVLPSLEELSGYSSERESLFFSHPRLPGLINPSEWAMRSFFGRLNYDFDSKYLFEANFRYDGTSKVSPDNRWGFFPSFSAGWLISKEKFLKDTDWIKTLKIRSSYGTLGNQDIGTYLYQDVLEIDNVNYSFDNETLQQGAVLEVFRDQGIKWESTSVLDIGLDFQSKNNLIGITFDWFRKHTYDILAFQPVPASLGLDEPTLNDGEMLNKGFELELTHRNSIGEFNYNANFLFSRIRNELLEIRVPNYGSRIREEGLPYDSHYLYEWDGIFQIEDINNPDVPFHQLNANPRPGDLKMKDQNGDGVVDAEDRIVVDGAYPDFTYSFGFNANYKNFTFSAFFQGVKGIKARLENWGVDPYMQGTAPTQEWRNAWTPENPTNALPALYIAGYPGVASYKASTFYLKDASYLRLKNINIGYDLPSSVLQTLNAKRINVYFSADNLLTITDFEGGDPERTSLTGNLAQYPQAKVYNFGLNVTF, encoded by the coding sequence ATGTCAAACTTTAGAATAAAAATATATTCTCTGTTTATCTTTTTTATTATTTCTCTGGTAACTTATGGACAAACTTCAAAAATTACTGGTACAATTACAGATGAAAATAATGTGCCCCTACCTGGAGTAAATATTATGATAAAGGGAACAAACGACGGAACCCAATCTGATTTTGATGGTAATTTTAGTATCGATGCTAGTGAAGGACAAGTTTTGATCTTTTCTTTTGTAGGAACGAAAACGATTGAGAAGCTGGTAAAAGAAAATCAAAACTATGATATTGTTATGGCATCAGATCAGGCCAGTCTGGAGGAAGTTGTAATTGTTGGATATGGCTCTCAGAAAAAGGAGAATCTTACTGGAGCTGTTGGATCGGTTTCTGGAGAGACATTAAATGAAAGACCTGCTCCAAATGCAGGAAATTTAATCCAGGGAAGGGTGACAGGACTGCAAGTTACCCAATCTAGTGCGGAACCTGGAAGAGATAATCCAGAATTTCTAATTCGCGGTAGAGGCTCTTTTGGAGGAAGTACAGCTCCATTAGTTTTAATTGATGGTGTAACAGGATCATTGAACAATTTGTCACCAAATGATATTGAAAATATTACTGTATTGAAAGATGCGGCTTCTGCTTCAATTTATGGTGCTCGAGCAGCGAATGGGGTAATTCTTGTTACTACAAAATCTGGGAAAAAGGGTAAAACTGAATTTTCATACAGAATGAATTATGCAATTCAAACTCCGACAGCTCTTCCTGATTTAATTACCAACTCTGCGGATTATATGGAAATGTATAATCAAGCTGCCGAGAGATCTGGAGTTGCTTTTAGGTATCCAGAAAGTGATATTATAGCTTATCGAAATGCCGATAATGATCCTCAATATCCAAATTTTGATTATTTAGATTATTATTTCAATTCCGCAGCTTTAATCAATCACAGCCTATCAATATCTGGGGGGGCAGAAAAAAGTAGTTATAATATCTCCTTGAATTACCTAGATCAGGAAGGAATGATTCCTGGTTATGATTTCGATCGTTACAATGCTCTACTTAATTATAATAATAAGATTTCAGATAAAATTGATATTGGAACCAGTATTAAAATGAGTTATAAAGATCGTAAAGAACCACCTTTCACTGGAGCAAATATGGCGCTATCAATTTATGCTGCTGGGCCTAATTACAGTCCATTTCTACCAGATGGAAGCGGTAGAGCAGTTTCCAGAGCTTATCAAAGTGAGGGCAGAAATAGAAATCCTCAAGAATATTATTTGATGGGGGATAAATATACTAAAGAATATAATTTAAATGCTCAAGCGTTTGTAAATGTAAAACCATTTGAGGATTTGGTATGGTCAACCACATTCGCCGTGAATTACGTAGATGAATTTTTTAAGATGCATCAGCGAAATTACAACGCCTATCTTTTTCAGGAAATTGATGAAACAGGTGATTATAAACAATCTACTTATGGTCCAGATATCTTAGGTGTTACAGATCAGTATGCTAAGGAGATTAGTCCTACAGTATTCAGCACTCTTACTTACGATAAATCAATTAATGAATTGCATAAATTTAAGTTGTTAGCTGGATTTGAGCAGATTTCTTATCAAATAAGAAGTCTAAGAGGAAGAAGAATCAATTCTGTACTTCCATCTTTGGAAGAATTGTCTGGTTATTCTTCAGAAAGAGAGTCTCTGTTTTTCAGTCATCCGCGCTTACCGGGATTGATAAATCCATCAGAATGGGCAATGCGATCGTTTTTTGGTAGGCTGAATTATGATTTTGATAGTAAATATTTATTTGAAGCAAATTTTAGATACGATGGTACTTCAAAAGTTTCGCCTGATAATAGATGGGGATTTTTTCCATCATTTTCGGCAGGATGGTTGATTTCGAAAGAGAAATTTCTAAAAGATACAGATTGGATCAAGACTTTAAAGATTCGAAGTTCTTATGGTACATTAGGAAATCAAGATATTGGAACTTACTTATATCAGGATGTATTAGAAATCGATAATGTCAATTATTCATTTGATAATGAAACCCTGCAACAAGGAGCTGTTCTAGAGGTTTTTAGAGATCAGGGGATTAAATGGGAATCTACAAGTGTTTTAGATATAGGTCTTGATTTTCAGTCTAAGAATAATTTGATAGGAATAACATTTGATTGGTTTAGAAAACACACTTACGATATTTTAGCTTTTCAGCCAGTTCCGGCAAGTCTTGGCTTAGATGAACCAACTCTTAACGATGGAGAAATGCTAAATAAGGGTTTTGAACTGGAGCTTACCCATAGAAATAGCATCGGAGAATTTAATTATAATGCAAACTTCTTATTCTCGAGGATTAGAAATGAGCTTCTAGAAATACGGGTGCCAAATTACGGATCTAGAATTAGGGAAGAAGGTCTTCCATACGATTCTCATTACTTATATGAGTGGGATGGCATTTTTCAAATAGAAGATATTAATAATCCGGATGTTCCTTTTCATCAATTAAATGCGAATCCTAGACCTGGAGATCTTAAAATGAAAGATCAAAATGGAGATGGAGTAGTAGACGCAGAAGATAGAATAGTAGTAGATGGGGCGTATCCTGATTTCACTTATTCTTTTGGATTTAATGCTAACTATAAAAATTTTACTTTCAGTGCTTTCTTTCAGGGAGTTAAGGGGATAAAGGCAAGATTAGAAAATTGGGGGGTCGATCCTTATATGCAAGGAACCGCACCAACACAAGAATGGAGAAATGCATGGACTCCAGAAAATCCAACTAATGCTCTTCCAGCTTTATATATTGCTGGCTACCCAGGTGTTGCTAGCTATAAAGCTTCGACCTTTTATTTAAAAGATGCATCATATTTAAGATTGAAGAATATAAATATAGGGTACGATTTGCCAAGTAGTGTTTTACAAACATTAAATGCCAAAAGAATTAATGTTTATTTCTCGGCAGATAATCTTTTGACTATTACAGATTTCGAAGGGGGCGATCCGGAAAGGACATCGCTTACTGGGAATTTGGCACAATATCCTCAAGCCAAAGTTTACAATTTTGGATTAAATGTTACTTTTTAA
- a CDS encoding glycoside hydrolase family 28 protein: protein MKYLFYILSFLIIVSCKKESKKLALEKEKFYNLDSLPTIDEVGAANLPDTIAAIEAPFKMPKFQKPVFADHTINILEKGAKQKEKITEIIQKSIDDLSAIGGGKVIIPKGKWKTGRISLKSNINLHLEDGAELYFSGQLEDYRPAVFTRHEGVEVMSLGACIYALNQENIAVTGRGTIYGPEEGPVRSQMMTEDVTEKFVAIEKPVEDRIYEGYNNEPIFLPMLISPTNCKNVYIEGITLERTAFWNIVPVYCDGVIIRGVTVNSVGIPRGDGIDIESSRNVLIEYSTLNSGDDCFTMKAGRGEDGIRVDKPTENVVVRYCLAKKGHGAITIGSETAGTIRNLYIHDCVFDNTGVGIRFKTRRPRGGGGENLYYKRLRMNLHGTAFKWDMLGQPMYVGDLAKRKPVLEVNILTPTFRDIFIEDILVEKAKTFLKLYGIPESPMTNLQMKNIEVKKSDELFIVNDADQLVFNNINITSKDSLMVFLDARNISFKDAIFNVSGDTLKIKREGNLTENIYFKNTNIPFVHN, encoded by the coding sequence ATGAAATACCTTTTTTACATACTTTCTTTTTTAATAATAGTTTCTTGCAAAAAAGAATCAAAGAAATTAGCATTAGAGAAAGAAAAATTTTATAATTTGGATAGCCTGCCGACTATAGATGAAGTTGGAGCAGCAAACCTTCCAGACACTATAGCTGCAATTGAAGCTCCTTTTAAAATGCCAAAATTTCAGAAACCGGTTTTTGCTGATCATACGATCAATATTTTGGAAAAGGGAGCAAAACAAAAAGAAAAAATTACAGAAATAATTCAGAAATCTATAGATGACTTAAGCGCAATTGGAGGTGGTAAAGTTATTATTCCTAAAGGTAAATGGAAAACTGGCAGAATCTCATTAAAAAGTAATATAAATCTGCATTTAGAAGATGGAGCAGAACTATATTTTTCTGGACAATTGGAAGATTACAGACCCGCGGTTTTCACTCGTCATGAAGGGGTAGAGGTAATGTCTCTAGGAGCTTGTATCTATGCACTCAATCAGGAGAATATAGCGGTAACAGGTAGAGGAACTATTTATGGTCCTGAAGAGGGACCTGTAAGAAGTCAAATGATGACCGAGGATGTTACGGAAAAATTTGTAGCTATAGAGAAACCTGTTGAAGATAGAATTTATGAAGGTTATAATAACGAACCTATTTTTTTACCCATGTTAATTTCTCCAACAAATTGCAAAAATGTTTATATCGAAGGAATTACCTTAGAAAGGACAGCATTTTGGAATATTGTTCCGGTATATTGTGACGGTGTTATTATAAGGGGCGTAACCGTTAATTCGGTTGGGATTCCAAGAGGAGATGGAATTGATATTGAATCTTCAAGAAATGTTCTTATTGAATATTCTACACTAAATAGTGGCGATGATTGTTTTACAATGAAAGCAGGTAGAGGAGAAGATGGTATAAGAGTAGATAAACCCACGGAAAATGTGGTTGTAAGATATTGTTTGGCCAAAAAAGGACATGGTGCAATAACAATAGGAAGTGAAACCGCAGGAACGATTAGAAATCTTTATATTCACGATTGTGTTTTTGATAACACAGGAGTAGGAATTCGATTTAAAACTCGTAGACCACGAGGTGGAGGAGGAGAAAATTTGTATTATAAAAGGTTAAGAATGAACCTACACGGTACTGCTTTTAAATGGGATATGCTCGGCCAGCCAATGTACGTTGGAGATCTGGCTAAGAGAAAACCAGTGCTAGAAGTTAATATATTAACTCCAACATTCAGAGATATTTTTATAGAAGATATTTTAGTTGAAAAAGCAAAAACATTTTTAAAATTATACGGGATACCAGAATCACCAATGACTAATCTGCAAATGAAAAATATAGAAGTTAAGAAAAGCGATGAGCTTTTTATCGTAAATGATGCAGATCAACTGGTTTTCAATAATATAAATATTACCAGTAAGGATTCTTTAATGGTGTTTCTGGATGCTAGAAACATCAGTTTTAAAGATGCGATATTTAACGTTTCTGGGGATACTTTAAAGATTAAAAGAGAGGGTAATCTTACCGAGAACATTTATTTTAAAAATACAAATATTCCATTTGTTCATAATTAG
- a CDS encoding RagB/SusD family nutrient uptake outer membrane protein has translation MKLHKNLLKYILFGASFLMFLSSCNKEFLEEEPLGFPNSNNILKDIGGFESAIVALHVAAREMYFYPDGSRMNSLWLGTDVAYTGDRSLADFENYQTWLTPTQFSVEFYWDWAYLDVIPRANTIIEFANGPDAVWESEEQKNTVTAEARFFRGYAYNILAKLYGDVPLVNQIYNNPKTDFVRSPRIDVYDFAKEDLEFASQWLPVEAPFDGRIEKGAADHLLSEIYISLGDFDAAVASASKVIESPRYELMTERFGNYLDKPGDVFADLFKDENQNRSSTTNTETIWALQFEFQTPGGTAGGAKWYSNGWLRAWGPKWWDIKDPQGNSGMQLTTDSLGRGVAWVRPSAYYYDKIWNEDPMDMRNSKYNIKREYYYNNPDSPYFGEKVNPSITNLDTLVQYYPMIMKIEPQLFPEGPTYGRAFKDTYVMRLAETYLLRAEAYFRNGNLEEAANDINTLKKRVKAELITASDINIDYILDERARELIIEEPRRLTLNRLGLLYERVRKYNPESSSSVQDYHNLFPIPQSAIDANIDSELRQNPGY, from the coding sequence ATGAAATTACATAAAAATCTACTGAAATATATATTATTTGGAGCAAGTTTTCTAATGTTTCTTAGTTCATGTAATAAAGAATTTTTGGAAGAAGAACCATTGGGCTTTCCAAATTCTAATAACATCTTAAAAGATATAGGCGGTTTTGAAAGTGCAATTGTAGCATTACATGTTGCGGCTAGAGAAATGTATTTTTATCCTGATGGTTCGAGAATGAACTCTTTATGGCTTGGAACCGATGTGGCATATACGGGGGACAGATCACTTGCCGATTTTGAGAATTACCAAACTTGGTTAACACCAACTCAATTTTCTGTGGAATTCTATTGGGATTGGGCATATTTGGATGTTATTCCAAGAGCAAATACTATCATAGAATTTGCGAATGGTCCAGATGCGGTTTGGGAGAGTGAAGAACAAAAAAATACCGTTACAGCTGAAGCCCGGTTTTTTAGAGGTTATGCATATAATATTTTAGCAAAACTTTATGGAGATGTTCCTCTAGTTAATCAGATTTATAATAATCCAAAGACTGATTTTGTGAGAAGTCCTAGAATAGATGTTTACGATTTTGCCAAAGAGGATCTTGAATTTGCAAGCCAGTGGCTACCAGTAGAGGCACCTTTTGATGGACGAATTGAGAAGGGCGCTGCAGACCATCTATTGTCTGAAATATATATAAGTCTAGGTGATTTTGATGCTGCAGTGGCAAGTGCTTCTAAAGTTATAGAATCTCCAAGATATGAATTGATGACTGAAAGATTTGGGAATTATCTTGACAAGCCGGGAGATGTTTTCGCAGATTTATTTAAGGATGAAAATCAAAATCGTTCTAGTACTACCAATACAGAAACAATATGGGCTTTGCAATTCGAATTTCAAACTCCAGGAGGAACAGCCGGGGGCGCCAAATGGTATTCTAATGGATGGTTAAGGGCGTGGGGACCTAAATGGTGGGATATAAAAGATCCGCAGGGTAATTCTGGAATGCAGCTTACAACAGATAGTTTAGGGAGAGGAGTCGCCTGGGTTCGACCTTCAGCATATTACTATGATAAGATATGGAATGAAGATCCGATGGATATGAGAAATTCGAAATACAATATTAAAAGAGAATATTATTATAATAATCCTGATTCTCCTTATTTTGGAGAGAAAGTAAATCCCTCAATTACGAATCTTGATACATTAGTTCAGTATTATCCGATGATTATGAAAATAGAACCACAGTTATTTCCTGAAGGTCCAACTTATGGTAGAGCCTTTAAGGATACTTACGTTATGCGACTTGCAGAAACATACTTATTGAGAGCGGAGGCATATTTTCGTAATGGTAATCTTGAAGAAGCTGCAAACGATATAAATACGCTTAAAAAGCGAGTCAAGGCAGAATTGATAACAGCATCAGATATAAACATAGATTATATATTGGATGAACGTGCCAGAGAACTAATTATTGAAGAACCAAGGCGTTTAACTTTAAATCGATTGGGTTTGTTGTACGAACGGGTAAGAAAATATAATCCGGAAAGTAGTTCAAGTGTACAGGATTATCACAATCTTTTTCCTATTCCTCAATCTGCTATAGACGCTAATATTGATTCAGAACTCCGCCAAAATCCTGGTTACTAA
- a CDS encoding SusC/RagA family TonB-linked outer membrane protein, which produces MKKTIVKAILGISFFFINLFVHAQSKQVEGTVKDENNIPLPGVNIRIKGTNAGTQSDFDGNFSIEANDGQILIFSFVGTKTIEKLVEENQNYDVVMASDQASLEEVVIVGYGKKNKRNITGSVSSVETEQIESQPNTNVAQALRGRVAGVQFNDNGRPGQGGSILIRGQASLTAGNDPLIIVDGAFFYGELADINPNDIESMQVLKDASATAIYGSRASNGVILISTKTGVQGKPTIRLNVYSGISDYYDKVPLYGPEAYLQRRRDFNIQNANEGETPITDVERILDTETELEQYNAGKTIDPWEFIAQDAIQQSYNLSISGRMDNTSYYLSGNLVKEEGLIYGDQSERISIRMNLENNITDWLKIGLNSSYTQRDLSGIPASLSSTYWLSPYAKVYDDNGDLLPYPTNDQLVTNPLFDASQRKNEEVSNNLFANIFAEINFPFLDGLSYSFNYNPNIQWDRDYTFIPIYIKNGINNTGAAGKTNENEFNWQIEHILKYAKNWGEHALDLTLLYGNNSSFYETTTAESSNFFTDVNGWNNLNIGEVQNSYSYAEDRTGTSEMGRLNYQYLDRYLVTLTIRRDGSSVFGTNNKYGIFPSMALGWIASEENFLNHVNEIDLLKFRLSFGQVGNQSIDPYSSLDRSAFDQYVFGDGSQTYTGSFPLSGNMPNPNLKWETSTSFNAAVDFTILDRRIDGTVEYYDTKTIDLLTARSIPVINGFSSVLTNIGELNNKGLEVSLSTINIDYPNSQFRWSSSIIFSTNKNKIVRLYGNDNNRDGIEDDDVSNRWFIGQPINSNFDYVFDGIYQEGDDIPEGYMPGWVKVKDINNDGSITPEDRTIISQGQPKYRLGLGNNFEYKNFSFSFFVNSAQGWEAPLNILDPSGYSGNSFPGRSVNMVNAGYWTPENQSNTRPSLNWTNPLGMSFYQSKDFIWLQDATLAYKFDSDFVNSLNMKNLKIYLSGRNLLIFTDWMGPDPESGYNNINNLYPSARTIVGGLDLSF; this is translated from the coding sequence ATGAAAAAAACGATAGTAAAGGCTATTTTAGGGATAAGCTTTTTTTTTATTAATCTGTTTGTTCATGCTCAGTCTAAACAAGTTGAAGGGACAGTTAAAGATGAAAATAATATACCGCTACCCGGAGTTAACATTCGAATAAAAGGGACCAATGCAGGAACTCAGTCTGATTTTGATGGTAACTTTAGTATTGAAGCCAACGATGGACAAATTTTGATATTTAGTTTTGTTGGAACGAAAACGATTGAGAAGTTAGTGGAAGAAAATCAAAACTATGATGTTGTTATGGCATCAGATCAGGCAAGTCTGGAGGAAGTTGTAATTGTTGGTTATGGTAAAAAAAATAAAAGAAATATAACCGGTTCGGTAAGTTCAGTGGAAACTGAGCAAATTGAATCGCAACCTAATACAAATGTGGCTCAGGCACTTCGTGGTAGGGTTGCAGGTGTGCAGTTCAATGATAATGGAAGACCTGGACAAGGAGGCAGCATTCTCATAAGGGGGCAAGCATCCTTGACTGCTGGAAACGATCCCTTAATTATTGTGGATGGAGCTTTTTTTTACGGAGAATTAGCAGATATTAATCCTAACGACATTGAATCCATGCAGGTACTTAAAGATGCTAGTGCAACCGCAATTTATGGCTCGAGAGCATCTAATGGTGTTATACTTATATCTACAAAAACTGGGGTGCAGGGTAAACCAACGATTAGATTAAATGTATATTCTGGGATATCAGATTATTATGATAAGGTGCCTCTATATGGTCCAGAAGCTTACCTTCAACGTAGACGCGATTTTAATATTCAAAATGCAAATGAAGGAGAAACACCTATTACCGATGTAGAACGAATTTTAGATACTGAAACTGAATTAGAGCAATATAATGCCGGAAAAACAATAGATCCCTGGGAATTTATTGCGCAAGATGCAATACAGCAATCTTATAACTTAAGTATCTCCGGAAGAATGGATAATACTAGTTATTATTTATCCGGTAATTTAGTGAAAGAAGAAGGTTTGATCTATGGAGACCAATCAGAAAGAATTTCTATACGTATGAACTTGGAAAACAATATTACAGATTGGTTGAAGATAGGCCTGAATAGCTCTTACACACAAAGAGATTTGTCTGGCATTCCAGCCTCACTATCTTCAACATATTGGCTAAGTCCTTATGCTAAAGTTTACGATGATAATGGAGATTTACTACCTTACCCAACAAATGATCAATTAGTTACAAATCCTTTATTTGATGCTTCACAAAGAAAGAATGAAGAAGTTTCAAATAATCTTTTTGCAAATATTTTCGCAGAAATAAACTTTCCATTTTTGGATGGTCTGTCTTATTCTTTTAATTATAATCCAAATATTCAATGGGATAGAGATTATACATTTATTCCTATTTATATAAAAAATGGGATAAATAATACAGGAGCGGCAGGTAAGACAAATGAAAATGAATTCAACTGGCAAATAGAGCATATTTTAAAATATGCTAAAAATTGGGGCGAACATGCTTTAGATCTCACTTTGCTTTATGGTAATAATAGTAGTTTTTACGAAACTACGACTGCTGAATCAAGTAATTTTTTTACGGATGTAAATGGTTGGAATAATCTTAATATAGGAGAAGTTCAGAACTCATATTCATATGCTGAAGACAGAACTGGAACTTCTGAAATGGGAAGATTAAATTATCAATATTTAGACAGGTATCTTGTTACCTTAACAATCAGGCGTGATGGTTCATCAGTTTTCGGTACAAATAATAAATACGGAATTTTTCCTTCAATGGCATTAGGATGGATAGCATCTGAAGAAAATTTTTTAAACCATGTTAATGAAATTGATTTATTAAAATTTAGGTTGTCTTTTGGACAAGTAGGTAATCAATCCATAGATCCTTATTCTTCTTTAGATCGTTCTGCTTTCGATCAATATGTTTTTGGCGACGGCAGTCAGACCTATACGGGCTCTTTTCCACTCTCTGGAAATATGCCTAATCCAAATTTAAAATGGGAAACATCTACATCTTTCAACGCCGCAGTAGATTTTACAATTTTAGACAGAAGAATAGATGGTACAGTTGAATATTATGATACTAAGACAATAGATTTATTAACGGCAAGAAGCATTCCTGTGATAAATGGATTTTCTAGTGTGCTCACAAATATCGGTGAATTAAATAATAAAGGTTTAGAAGTAAGCCTTTCTACGATTAATATAGATTATCCTAATTCACAATTTCGATGGAGCTCATCAATTATTTTTTCAACTAATAAAAACAAAATTGTTCGTCTATATGGGAATGATAATAATAGAGATGGTATTGAAGATGATGATGTTAGTAACCGTTGGTTTATAGGTCAACCTATTAATTCAAATTTCGATTACGTATTTGACGGTATTTATCAGGAAGGAGATGATATTCCAGAGGGTTATATGCCAGGATGGGTAAAAGTAAAAGACATAAATAATGATGGAAGCATTACACCTGAAGATCGAACAATTATTAGTCAGGGGCAACCAAAATATAGACTCGGATTAGGAAATAATTTTGAATACAAAAATTTCTCCTTTTCGTTTTTTGTAAATAGTGCACAGGGTTGGGAAGCACCTTTAAATATTCTGGATCCAAGCGGTTATTCAGGAAATAGTTTTCCAGGAAGATCTGTAAATATGGTTAATGCGGGTTATTGGACCCCTGAGAATCAATCCAACACAAGACCATCCCTTAACTGGACTAATCCATTAGGAATGTCTTTTTATCAAAGCAAAGATTTTATATGGCTTCAGGATGCTACACTAGCTTATAAATTTGATTCTGATTTTGTAAACTCTTTAAATATGAAAAATTTGAAAATTTATTTAAGCGGAAGAAATTTACTGATTTTTACAGATTGGATGGGGCCTGATCCCGAAAGTGGATATAACAATATAAATAATTTATATCCTTCAGCTAGGACCATAGTAGGCGGGCTTGATTTAAGTTTTTAA
- a CDS encoding RagB/SusD family nutrient uptake outer membrane protein, whose translation MKSLNIIILVMSAMLILSCNDDFLDKNPPDTISTQNFWTSQEDVETALAGVYYRLQENFLGYERVYLDGLTDNAFLDPGNSNQSNLGNVALGNISANLGGAIPNMYETPYRVIVACNYFLDNIDKAPIEQSEILTYRAEVRFIRALAYFDLVRTFGGVIIYRDYPQNLEEVKIAKSTVQEVYSFIQEDLQFAIDNLPRKDFQGHAVKGSANSLMGRVLITQEKFGEALPYLKAVIDSEVFGLANNYKLLFLTNGQIDPSINKEIIFATQYLSPNNPQRIRPGAGGHDVELGWYSLLQPYKDLVDSYEMIDGKLPENSAIYNPNNPYENRDPRLDMTIKLPNEIWKNNQGEVWDGSYNSYTGFLTEKYVDLSKAPFTFSTAINTDQDYIHIRYADVLLMFAEAQNEVNGPNDMAYNTIDEVRNRPGVEMPPVDRTRYNTKEELRNYIRRERRVELALEGIRYNDLKRWKIAEDVISNITNPLGQNPIFRDFNYLMPFPQSELDNNPNLVQNPGY comes from the coding sequence ATGAAAAGTTTAAATATAATTATTCTGGTAATGAGTGCGATGCTAATCTTGTCCTGTAATGATGACTTTTTAGATAAAAATCCACCAGATACAATTTCTACCCAAAACTTCTGGACTTCACAGGAAGATGTAGAAACTGCCTTAGCGGGGGTATATTATAGACTACAAGAAAATTTTCTTGGCTATGAAAGAGTATATTTAGATGGATTAACAGATAATGCCTTTCTTGATCCCGGAAATTCTAACCAGTCCAATCTGGGAAATGTGGCATTAGGGAATATTTCGGCAAATTTGGGAGGAGCCATTCCAAATATGTATGAAACTCCTTACCGCGTTATTGTAGCTTGTAATTATTTTTTAGATAATATTGATAAGGCACCTATAGAGCAATCAGAAATTTTAACTTATAGAGCAGAAGTACGATTTATTAGAGCTTTAGCCTACTTTGATTTAGTAAGAACTTTTGGAGGAGTAATAATCTATCGAGATTATCCTCAAAATTTAGAAGAGGTTAAAATTGCAAAAAGCACCGTTCAGGAGGTATATTCTTTTATCCAGGAAGATCTGCAATTTGCCATAGATAATTTGCCACGAAAAGATTTTCAAGGTCATGCTGTGAAAGGTAGTGCTAATAGTCTTATGGGGCGTGTATTAATTACTCAAGAAAAATTTGGTGAAGCTTTGCCCTATTTAAAAGCGGTCATTGATTCTGAAGTTTTTGGTCTTGCAAACAATTACAAATTATTATTTCTCACAAATGGGCAAATAGATCCCTCCATTAATAAAGAAATAATTTTTGCAACTCAATACCTTTCGCCTAATAATCCTCAAAGAATTAGACCGGGTGCAGGTGGCCATGATGTTGAGTTAGGATGGTACTCATTGCTTCAGCCTTATAAAGACCTGGTTGATAGTTACGAAATGATTGATGGTAAACTGCCAGAGAATTCTGCGATTTACAATCCCAATAATCCTTACGAAAATAGAGACCCGCGTTTAGATATGACGATCAAACTTCCTAACGAAATTTGGAAGAATAACCAAGGCGAAGTATGGGATGGAAGCTATAATTCTTATACAGGATTTCTTACTGAAAAGTATGTAGATCTTTCAAAGGCACCGTTTACTTTCTCCACAGCTATAAACACCGATCAGGACTATATACATATCCGCTATGCTGATGTTCTGCTAATGTTTGCTGAAGCTCAAAACGAGGTTAATGGCCCTAATGATATGGCATATAATACAATAGATGAAGTTCGAAATAGGCCAGGTGTAGAAATGCCTCCTGTAGACAGAACGCGATACAACACTAAAGAAGAGTTAAGAAATTATATACGTAGAGAAAGAAGAGTAGAATTAGCACTTGAAGGTATAAGGTATAATGATTTAAAAAGATGGAAAATTGCAGAAGATGTTATTTCAAACATAACAAACCCTTTAGGGCAAAATCCAATCTTTAGAGATTTTAACTATCTTATGCCTTTCCCTCAATCTGAATTAGATAACAATCCAAATTTAGTGCAAAATCCAGGATACTAA